A window of the Selenihalanaerobacter shriftii genome harbors these coding sequences:
- a CDS encoding response regulator → MAKGILIVDDAQFMRTMLKQLVEDNGYDVLGEAENGQEAIELYKELSPDVVTMDITMPDMDGIEATKGILDFDPNAKIIMCSAMGQKPMVIDALEAGAKDFIVKPIQPDKVKETLDSILG, encoded by the coding sequence ATGGCTAAAGGTATTTTAATTGTTGATGATGCGCAATTTATGCGTACTATGTTAAAACAACTAGTTGAAGATAATGGTTATGATGTATTGGGAGAAGCAGAAAATGGACAAGAAGCTATTGAATTATATAAAGAACTTAGTCCTGATGTGGTTACCATGGATATTACTATGCCAGATATGGATGGTATTGAAGCTACTAAGGGAATCTTAGATTTTGATCCTAATGCTAAGATTATTATGTGTAGTGCAATGGGACAAAAGCCAATGGTAATTGATGCTTTAGAAGCTGGAGCGAAGGACTTTATAGTTAAACCAATTCAACCAGATAAGGTAAAAGAGACTTTGGATTCAATACTAGGCTAA